GCAGCGTACCGGCCGCACCACTCGGCGACGAGCCCCACGGACCGACGCCGCCCCGAACCGAACCGCCCCGCGTACGGGAGCCTGACCCACATCCGGACCGCACGAACCGTACGGTCGGCAGCGAAGGCCACAACAGCAACGGAGGACCGGATATGCCGACACGCACCGCCGAGGCTCGCTGGGAGGGAACGCTCGACGAGGGCAAAGGCACGCTGCGGCTGCCGAGCCAGGACTACGAGGGTCCGTACTCCAAAGGTTCGCGCTTCGCCGACGCCGCCGGGACCAACCCCGAGGAACTCGTCGGCGCCGCCCACGCGGGGTGCTTCTCGATGTTCCTGTCAGCACTGCTGTCGGACGCCGGGTACGAGCCCAACAGCATCGCCACCACCGCTGACGTCACGATCGAGACGACCGACGCCGGACCGACCATCACCCGGATCGACCTACGCACCGAAGCGGACGTCCCAGGCCTCGATGAGGACGAGTTCCGTGACAAGGTCCAGGCGGCCAAGCAGGACTGCCCGGTGTCCAAGGCCCTGGCCGGGGTCGGGGAGGTCACCGTCGAGGCGTCGCTGCCCTAGCGCGGCCGCCGCGACGCGAGGGCCGACGGCACGTGAGGGCGGACGTCAACGCCCCACGCGCCCCGCGAACCGGAACCGGTCAGGCACGCTCGCCCGGGCGGTCCGAGCGCGGACCGGGCATCTCGCGTCGCCCCGGCAGCGGCTCGCCCCAGTCGTCGCTGCTGCGCTCCTCGGGCCGTCCCGCCTTGGTCGGCATGAACTCCCGTGCCGGGGTCGGCCGCCCCGGCTCGCGCTCCGCTACCTCGTCGACGGCGACCCACGTCCCCGCCGCGGTGGCGTAGATCGTGCCGTCCTCGCCCACCAAGGCGGACACCCCATGCAGGTAACGGTCGGGGTCATCGGCGTCGAACTCGAGCGACCGGCCGCTGGCGCCCTCGAACCCGACCGTGCGCAGCACGGTGCTGGGCCGCGCGTCGGCGTGGAAATGGACGTCGAGGTCAACCAGCGTCGCCCCCGACTCGGGGCGGGCGCCGAGCTGCTCACGGCAAGCCCACAACGTCGGGCAGGCCAGCATCGCGCAGATCAACAGCGGTGAGACCGCCGGCGCGGCCGGCCCACCTTCGGCGTAGCGCTCGTCGGCGATCAGCCTGGAGACCACCCGCCCGTCGGCGAACCACCCGGGGACCAGCTGGAGTCCTTCGGGGTTGTCCTGGCCGCACACCCAGCAGTCCGCGAACAGCTCGTGGGATTCGGCGTCGGGCTTGGGCACAGCTGCCAACTGCCGCGCGTCGGCGAGGTCGGGTGCCGGCTCATACCCCCCGAACCGCACGACCCCCTCCGCCAACCGTTCGACCGTGTCGGTCTCGAGGTCCGCGGGGAGCAGCCGATGGATGGTGGCCTGGTGGGCGGCTTCCTCTCCCGGACGGAGCACGACCTGCAGGTGATCGCCGAGCGGCACCGGCCGGCGCACCGAGACCGCCACCGACGTGGGCGGCTGGGTGTCCAGCCCCAGCAAGCGGCCGGCTGCGACCACGGCGGCCG
This DNA window, taken from Actinomycetota bacterium, encodes the following:
- a CDS encoding OsmC family protein — translated: MPTRTAEARWEGTLDEGKGTLRLPSQDYEGPYSKGSRFADAAGTNPEELVGAAHAGCFSMFLSALLSDAGYEPNSIATTADVTIETTDAGPTITRIDLRTEADVPGLDEDEFRDKVQAAKQDCPVSKALAGVGEVTVEASLP